In the Scyliorhinus torazame isolate Kashiwa2021f chromosome 22, sScyTor2.1, whole genome shotgun sequence genome, one interval contains:
- the LOC140399004 gene encoding uncharacterized protein has protein sequence MDHLQPSGSSGDLREELKEPHGALGFDKRRPLAVGETRSMERAYQCGDCGKGFARPSYLEIHRRSHTGERPFTCAVCGKAFSQSSNLQTHQRVHSGERSLPCSVCGEPLGRTPGRPLYAQGCCSQCGQGPLSHPPIVARPFPCSQCEKRFTSLSHLKTHQRSHTGERPFTCSQCGKGFACSSHLLKHQRSHTGERPFACSQCPKRFACPSYLEIHRRLHTGERPFQCSVCGKRFACSSNLLTHRRVHTGEGPFICTHCGRGFKYMSKLLAHQPTHGAERPFTCSECGKQFNYPSQLETHRRVHTGERPFTCPQCGRGFTRSYHLRVHQRVHTGERPYKCSQCEKAFTCSSYLLKHQSAHS, from the coding sequence ATGGACCATTTACAGCCCTCCGGGAGCTCAGGAGATTTGCGAGAGGAACTGAAGGAGCCACACGGTGCGTTGGGATTTGACAAGCGCAGGCCTCTGGCAGTGGGTGAGACACGCAGTATGGAACGGGCATACCAGTGCGGGGACTGCGGGAAGGGTTTTGCCCGGCCATCCTACCTCGAGATACACCGGCGGAGTCACACTGGGGAGCGACCATTTACCTGCGCGGTGTGTGGGAAAGCATTCAGTCAGTCCTCCAACCTGCAGACtcaccagcgggttcacagtggTGAGCGATCGCTGCCTTGCTCCGTGTGCGGAGAGCCCCTGGGCCGCACTCCTGGCAGGCCCCTCTACGCCCAAGGctgctgctcccagtgtgggcaggggccactGAGTCACCCCCCGATCGTAGCGAGGCCATTTCCTTGCTCGCAGTGCGAGAAGCGCTTTACCAGCCTGTCCCACCTCAAGACCCACCAGCGAAGCCACACCggtgagaggcctttcacctgctcccagtgtgggaagggcttTGCCTGTTCTTCACACCTGCTGAAGCACCAGCGGAgccacactggcgagaggccatttgcctgctcCCAGTGCCCCAAGCGTTTCGCCTGCCCATCCTACCTGGAGATTCACCGGCGGCTACACACCGGTGAGCGGCCCTTTCAGTGCTCCGTGTGTGGCAAGCGGTTTGCCTGCTCCTCCAACCTGCTGACCCACCGGCGGGTCCACACCGGTGAGGGCCCCTTCATCTGTACCCACTGTGGCCGGGGGTTCAAGTACATGTCCAAGCTGCTAGCACACCAGCCCACCCATGGTGCTgagcggccattcacctgctccgagtgcggCAAGCAGTTCAACTACCCATCCCAGTTGGAGACCCACcgtcgggttcacactggggagagaccattcacatgcCCGCAGTGCGGGAGGGGCTTCACCCGCTCCTACCACCTGCGGgtacaccagcgagtgcacaccggggagagaccctaCAAATGCTCGCAATGTGAGAAGGCCTTCACCTGCTCCTCCTACTTATTGAAGCATCAGAGTGCTCATTCCTGA